The genomic interval CCCGACACCTCCACCCCCAATGACCATGTACTTCTCGTCCTGAGCCGGCGCCAACAACACGGTCGCCGAGGTCTCCAACAGGTTCGGATCACTGAGCCCCGGCACCTTGGTGAACGAGTTGGTGTCGACGTCCCAAATACCCGGGTCACGCCCCACGTTGTCCGGCCCGTACCCCGCATTGGACCCCGAGTAGAACAACTTCCCGTTCTCCATCAGGAACAACGCCGGATACGTAGGGAACTGCCGCTTCGTCGTCGTGTACGTCCACTTCTTGGTGGCCGGGTCGAAGACCTCGTTCTTCCCCGGAACCAACTGCCCGATGTCATCAAGCCCGGAAACGCTGAGCACCTTCCCGTCGCTCAACGTCGTCAACGTCGGATACCACCGAGCCTCGTTCATCGGATCGACCTTGATGTACTTCTCGGCGACCGGATCGAACTCGTACGCGTTCTTGATCCCCTCGAAGTCCCGCTTGTCCAGCCCGAACTTGTTCCCGATGCCGTACGTGTTGCGCTCATCGGCACCGGTCAACCCCCGGATCCGGTAGTTGTCCTGGGCCCCGGTCTCGTACTCGGTGCCCTCCTTCGGCGCCTCGACGACGACCCGGGCGTAACCGGGGTTGTTCCGCAGGAACTTGCCGGTGCTCTTGTCGAACACCTTGGTCGCACGCGGGATGAGAACCGAGTCCGTGGAGACGAACGACTTACCGTTCGCCTTACCCGTGAATTTCGTCCCCTGGGGCAACGTCATCGGCTTGTCGGGATTCTCGTTGTAAAGAATCATGACGCCACCCGCCTTCTTGACGTCACCCTTCAACTTCTCGTACTTCTTGGTGCCGCCCGCGATGAGAATGTTGCCGTTGGCGAGCTGGGTGTGCCCCGTGCAGAACAGGTCGGCGGGAGTCGGGACCTTCTTGACGGTCCCCTTCACCGGATCCCAGATCCGCGACTCGAACCTCTTCGCGTTGAAGTTGTCCTGGTTGTTCCCCGAACCCGCGACGAGCAGCACCTTCCCGGTGTGCAGCAGCACCGCGTGAATGGTGTCCTGCCGGTACTCCTTGGGGAACTGGACGATGTCCCAGTGCCCGTTGTCGGCTTTGTACTCGGGCTTGTCGATGACGTACCGGTGGTATCTCTCGGTCCCGAATCTGTACAGCCAGGGCCCGTTCATCCCGGCCAGGGCGAGTACGACCACCGTGCTGATCGCGAGTCGACGGGCACGGCGCCGGCCGGCTTCCTTCATTCCTTACGACCCCCCGGCCCGCCGAGCGCGATCCGCATGGTCTGCTCACCACTGCCCGCCGCCCAACTGGGCTTCTGCTGCGGGACGGTGGGGACGACGGGGGGCTTCTTCCGGTCCTGCCGCAGCATGTACCGCCAGGCCAGGATCGGCGACGCGGTGATCAGCAGGGCGAACGTCGCCCAGGTGATCATCGCCGGATGGGAGTGCCCGTTCTCGAACCCGGCCATCAGCGACCCGGCGAAGATCAGGATGAAGAACCAGTGCACCCGGAACGTCCCGAACAGCGTGTCGGGGCTGGCCGAGTCGCCCTTGGGCGTGACCACGAACTTGCTCTTGCGGCGCAGCACGGCGTCGAACAGCGAGCGGGCGTATATCGGCGCCGACAGCGCCGACATCACCATGCCCGCGACCCCGCCCGACCCCTCCGGCTCGTGCGGGGAGACGTTGTGCCGCCGGTTCCAGATGTAGAGGCCGATCTGGAGCGCGGACGCGTTGCCGTAGAGCATCAGCCACACCGTCGGGTCGATGTTCACGCCCGAGGCGCCCAGGCCCAGGAACAGCGCGCAACTCAGCGCCGCCAGGATCCAGTTGAGGGCCGACATCGGGTAGAAGATGATCATCATCGTGTAGTTGAAGAACTTCCCAGGAGGCATCGAGAAGAAGCCCTTCCAGTACTGCTTGAGGATCGTCTCGTACGTCCCCCGCGACCACCGGAGCTGCTGCGTGAAGAAGTCCGTCCAGGCGCTGGGCCCTTCGCCGACCGCGAGCACGTCCGGCGTGTAGACCGACTTCCACTTCTTCCCGGTCGCCGGGTTCTTGGCCCGGTGCATTTCGAATCCCGTGGCCATGTCCTCGGTGATCGAGTCGTACAGGCCGCCGATCTGCTGAAGTGCCCTGATGCGTACGGCATTTGACGTACCGACGAACATCGGCGAGCCGTAGCGGTTGCCGGCCCGCTGGATCAGGGCGTGGAAGAGGAACTGCTGCGACTCGGCCGCCTTGGTGACCGGGCCCTCGTAATTGCCGTACACCTGGGGGCCGATGACGAAGCCGACGTCCGGGTCGCGGAAGAAACCCAGCATCCGCTCCAGGTAGTTGGGCAGCGGCACGTGGTCGGTGTCGACGGAGGCGAAGTAGTCGTACTCGTCGCCGTGCGCCTCAAGCCAGGCGTTGTAGTTGCCGTGCTTGGTCTTCGCGCGGTGCGCGCCCTTGGGCTGGTTCCAGCGCTCAACTCCCTTGCGGGTGAAGTGGTGTACGCCGAGCCGCCCGCAGACGGCCTTGACCGCCGGGTCGTCGCCCTCGTCCAGCAGCCACACGTGCAACAGCCCCCGGTGGCGCAGCCGTACGGCCGCCTCCAGGGTCCTGGTGACCATCTCCAGGGGTTCCTTGCCGGGCACGAACGTCGTGATGAACGCGACGCGTGTGCCCGTCTCGGGCACCACCGGGACCGGGTCGCGGGCGACCAGCGTGGCGTGCGCGTTGGACAGCACGTTCATGCAGCGGAAGAACTCGATCAGGCCGATCGCGACCAGCATCACGATGTCCAGCGCGGGCAGGAAGTCGTAGGCGGGATAGTCGCGTTGGGTCCAGTGCTCGGGCTGCATCAGCCAGCCCAGCAGGACCAGCGAGAGCAGTGGCGCCGCGCCCAGCATGAGGGCGGCGCGCAGGCGGTGCGTCTCCTGCGACAGCAGCGACCGGTACTGGACCCTGTACGGCTTGCCCGGTTCGGGCTGCGTGAGGGGTCCCGCCAGGCGGCTGTAGTGCTCGTAGTCGTATCTCGGAAGTGTGCTCTTGATCCGGCGGAAGCTGCCGGTCCGGTGTCCCGGGACTCTGAGTTCGGTGGTTTGTGTTGGTGACGGGTCGAGGTCGTGCCGGGCGCCCGTCGGCGTCGACGTCATGAGTCATCCCCCCACACGCGAGAACGCGCGTGTCTGTTTGTCTCGGCCGCCCGCCGGCGTCCCCCTCGACGATCGACGGGCGTGTCAGTGGTGGCCACAGTCACCGCACAGTCCGCTCACAGAGATGTGCGGCTGCGACCGCCCGGTTGCGCGATGCCCCCTCCGACATCTGTTCCAGCGCGGGGCCCCTCCGCCCCGCGAAACCGCGCAACCGGTTCCGTACCCCCTCAACTGCCGTGTACCGGCAGTCTCTTCAAAACCAGGGTTCTACGGTGCTCAGCTTGATCGCAAGACACGAAACGCGGTGTTTACCGGTCATACGCGTTCATTGGGGTGCGTGTGGGGATCATGTGCAGCCGTTGTGGACACCCTTGTGCGCACGTTGTCGAAGTGCTCTCTTATGGCGTTCTCGGCACGTTTCGCATCCCCGGACCGGACCGCGTCGAGGATCGCCCGGTGCTGGCGGCAGGTGACCTCGGGGTCCTGCGGGCCGGCCGCGAGATCGGTGTGGACGCGG from Streptomyces sp. NBC_01288 carries:
- a CDS encoding glycosyltransferase family 2 protein, with protein sequence MTSTPTGARHDLDPSPTQTTELRVPGHRTGSFRRIKSTLPRYDYEHYSRLAGPLTQPEPGKPYRVQYRSLLSQETHRLRAALMLGAAPLLSLVLLGWLMQPEHWTQRDYPAYDFLPALDIVMLVAIGLIEFFRCMNVLSNAHATLVARDPVPVVPETGTRVAFITTFVPGKEPLEMVTRTLEAAVRLRHRGLLHVWLLDEGDDPAVKAVCGRLGVHHFTRKGVERWNQPKGAHRAKTKHGNYNAWLEAHGDEYDYFASVDTDHVPLPNYLERMLGFFRDPDVGFVIGPQVYGNYEGPVTKAAESQQFLFHALIQRAGNRYGSPMFVGTSNAVRIRALQQIGGLYDSITEDMATGFEMHRAKNPATGKKWKSVYTPDVLAVGEGPSAWTDFFTQQLRWSRGTYETILKQYWKGFFSMPPGKFFNYTMMIIFYPMSALNWILAALSCALFLGLGASGVNIDPTVWLMLYGNASALQIGLYIWNRRHNVSPHEPEGSGGVAGMVMSALSAPIYARSLFDAVLRRKSKFVVTPKGDSASPDTLFGTFRVHWFFILIFAGSLMAGFENGHSHPAMITWATFALLITASPILAWRYMLRQDRKKPPVVPTVPQQKPSWAAGSGEQTMRIALGGPGGRKE
- a CDS encoding kelch motif-containing protein, producing the protein MKEAGRRRARRLAISTVVVLALAGMNGPWLYRFGTERYHRYVIDKPEYKADNGHWDIVQFPKEYRQDTIHAVLLHTGKVLLVAGSGNNQDNFNAKRFESRIWDPVKGTVKKVPTPADLFCTGHTQLANGNILIAGGTKKYEKLKGDVKKAGGVMILYNENPDKPMTLPQGTKFTGKANGKSFVSTDSVLIPRATKVFDKSTGKFLRNNPGYARVVVEAPKEGTEYETGAQDNYRIRGLTGADERNTYGIGNKFGLDKRDFEGIKNAYEFDPVAEKYIKVDPMNEARWYPTLTTLSDGKVLSVSGLDDIGQLVPGKNEVFDPATKKWTYTTTKRQFPTYPALFLMENGKLFYSGSNAGYGPDNVGRDPGIWDVDTNSFTKVPGLSDPNLLETSATVLLAPAQDEKYMVIGGGGVGESKLSTAKTRLVDLKDADPKFVDGPSLEKGTRYPQTSILPDDTVLVSGGSEDYRGRGESDILQARLYHPDTNSFEEVADPLVGRNYHSGSILLPDGRVMFFGSNPLYADKGDTKAGVFEQRIEIYTPPYLYRDSRPDLSGGPGSIARGASGAFTSAHASSIKKVRLIRPSASTHVTDVDQRSIALDFKTAGNKITVTVPKDRNLVQSGWYMLFVDDDQGTPSKAVWVKVP